The following are from one region of the Bos mutus isolate GX-2022 chromosome 18, NWIPB_WYAK_1.1, whole genome shotgun sequence genome:
- the LDHD gene encoding probable D-lactate dehydrogenase, mitochondrial isoform X3: protein MAILLRPASWGLFSWRGYCSRGTQGRLSAGFVEALKAVVGSPYVSTAAVVREQHGHDESMHRCQPPDAVVWPQNVEQVSRLAALCYGQGVPIIPFGTGTGLEGGVCAVQGGVCINLTRMDRILELNPEDFSVVVEPGVTRKALNTHLRDSGLWFPVDPGADASLCGMAATGASGTNSVRYGTMRDNVLNLEVVLPSGQRLHTAGPGRRFRKSAAGYNLTGLFVGSEGTLGLITAATLRLHPVPEATVAATCAFPTVQAAVDSTVHILQAAVPVARIEFLDEVMMDACNRHSKLNCCVAPTLFLEFHGSEQALAEQVQRTEEIIRHNGGSHFSWAKEAEERSRLWAARHNAWYASLALRPGCKGYSTDVCVPISRLPEILVQTKEDLEAWRLTGTIVGHVGDGNFHCILLVDPEDPEELLRVQAFAEQLGRLPATSSPPGWHSAGPRLLPGVPPHPPAPGN, encoded by the exons ATGGCCATCCTGCTCCGGCCTGCAAGCTGGGGACTGTTCTCCTGGAGGGGCTACTGCTCCAGGGGGACGCAG GGCAGACTCAGCGCGGGCTTTGTGGAGGCTCTGAAGGCAGTTGTGGGGAGCCCCTACGTGTCTACCGCGGCTGTGGTCCGAGAGCAGCACGGGCACGATGAGTCCATGCACAG GTGCCAACCTCCGGACGCTGTGGTGTGGCCCCAGAATGTGGAGCAGGTCAGCCGGCTGGCAGCCCTGTGCTATGGCCAAGGCGTGCCCATCATCCCCTTCGGCACAGGCACCGGGCTGGAGGGTGGAGTCTGCGCGGTCCAG GGTGGCGTCTGTATCAACCTGACCCGTATGGACCGAATCTTGGAGCTGAATCCCGAAGACTTCTCTGTGGTGGTAGAACCCGGCGTCACCCGCAAAGCTCTCAACACTCACCTGCGGGACAGCGGCCTCTGGTTCCCTGTGG aCCCAGGTGCAGACGCCTCTCTCTGTGGCATGGCGGCCACTGGAGCCTCGGGCACCAACTCTGTGCGCTACGGCACCATGCGCGACAACGTGCTGAACCTGGAGGTGGTGCTGCCCAGCGGGCAGCGGCTGCACACCGCAGGCCCCGGCCGGCGCTTCCG GAAGAGCGCAGCCGGCTACAACCTCACCGGGCTCTTTGTGGGCTCCGAGGGAACGCTGGGCCTCATCACAGCCGCCACTCTGCGCCTGCACCCTGTTCCTGAGGCCACTGTGGCCGCCACCTGTGCCTTCCCCACTGTCCAGGCGGCGGTGGACAGCACCGTACACATCCTTCAGGCTGCAGTACCTGTGGCCCGCATTG AGTTCCTAGATGAGGTCATGATGGATGCCTGCAACAGGCACAGCAAGCTGAACTGCTGCGTGGCACCCACGCTCTTCCTCGAGTTCCATGGCTCCGAGCAGGCGCTGGCAGAGCAGGTGCAGCGTACAG AGGAGATCATCCGTCATAACGGAGGCTCCCACTTCTCCTGGGCCAAGGAGGCAGAGGAGCGCAGCCGCCTCTGGGCAGCCCGGCACAACGCCTGGTACGCAAGCCTGGCCCTGCGGCCGGGCTGCAAG GGCTATTCTACCGACGTGTGTGTGCCCATCTCCCGGCTGCCAGAGATCCTGGTGCAGACCAAAGAGGACCTGGAGGCCTGGAGACTCACAG GAACCATTGTCGGGCATGTGGGCGACGGGAATTTCCACTGCATCCTGCTGGTAGACCCCGAGGACCCCGAGGAGCTCCTCAGGGTCCAGGCCTTTGCAGAGCAGCTGGGCAG
- the LDHD gene encoding probable D-lactate dehydrogenase, mitochondrial isoform X2: MAILLRPASWGLFSWRGYCSRGTQGRLSAGFVEALKAVVGSPYVSTAAVVREQHGHDESMHRCQPPDAVVWPQNVEQVSRLAALCYGQGVPIIPFGTGTGLEGGVCAVQGGVCINLTRMDRILELNPEDFSVVVEPGVTRKALNTHLRDSGLWFPVDPGADASLCGMAATGASGTNSVRYGTMRDNVLNLEVVLPSGQRLHTAGPGRRFRKSAAGYNLTGLFVGSEGTLGLITAATLRLHPVPEATVAATCAFPTVQAAVDSTVHILQAAVPVARIEFLDEVMMDACNRHSKLNCCVAPTLFLEFHGSEQALAEQVQRTEEIIRHNGGSHFSWAKEAEERSRLWAARHNAWYASLALRPGCKGYSTDVCVPISRLPEILVQTKEDLEAWRLTGTIVGHVGDGNFHCILLVDPEDPEELLRVQAFAEQLGRRALALHGTCTGEHGIGLGKRQLLPEEVGEVGMETMRQIKATLDPQGLMNPGKVL; this comes from the exons ATGGCCATCCTGCTCCGGCCTGCAAGCTGGGGACTGTTCTCCTGGAGGGGCTACTGCTCCAGGGGGACGCAG GGCAGACTCAGCGCGGGCTTTGTGGAGGCTCTGAAGGCAGTTGTGGGGAGCCCCTACGTGTCTACCGCGGCTGTGGTCCGAGAGCAGCACGGGCACGATGAGTCCATGCACAG GTGCCAACCTCCGGACGCTGTGGTGTGGCCCCAGAATGTGGAGCAGGTCAGCCGGCTGGCAGCCCTGTGCTATGGCCAAGGCGTGCCCATCATCCCCTTCGGCACAGGCACCGGGCTGGAGGGTGGAGTCTGCGCGGTCCAG GGTGGCGTCTGTATCAACCTGACCCGTATGGACCGAATCTTGGAGCTGAATCCCGAAGACTTCTCTGTGGTGGTAGAACCCGGCGTCACCCGCAAAGCTCTCAACACTCACCTGCGGGACAGCGGCCTCTGGTTCCCTGTGG aCCCAGGTGCAGACGCCTCTCTCTGTGGCATGGCGGCCACTGGAGCCTCGGGCACCAACTCTGTGCGCTACGGCACCATGCGCGACAACGTGCTGAACCTGGAGGTGGTGCTGCCCAGCGGGCAGCGGCTGCACACCGCAGGCCCCGGCCGGCGCTTCCG GAAGAGCGCAGCCGGCTACAACCTCACCGGGCTCTTTGTGGGCTCCGAGGGAACGCTGGGCCTCATCACAGCCGCCACTCTGCGCCTGCACCCTGTTCCTGAGGCCACTGTGGCCGCCACCTGTGCCTTCCCCACTGTCCAGGCGGCGGTGGACAGCACCGTACACATCCTTCAGGCTGCAGTACCTGTGGCCCGCATTG AGTTCCTAGATGAGGTCATGATGGATGCCTGCAACAGGCACAGCAAGCTGAACTGCTGCGTGGCACCCACGCTCTTCCTCGAGTTCCATGGCTCCGAGCAGGCGCTGGCAGAGCAGGTGCAGCGTACAG AGGAGATCATCCGTCATAACGGAGGCTCCCACTTCTCCTGGGCCAAGGAGGCAGAGGAGCGCAGCCGCCTCTGGGCAGCCCGGCACAACGCCTGGTACGCAAGCCTGGCCCTGCGGCCGGGCTGCAAG GGCTATTCTACCGACGTGTGTGTGCCCATCTCCCGGCTGCCAGAGATCCTGGTGCAGACCAAAGAGGACCTGGAGGCCTGGAGACTCACAG GAACCATTGTCGGGCATGTGGGCGACGGGAATTTCCACTGCATCCTGCTGGTAGACCCCGAGGACCCCGAGGAGCTCCTCAGGGTCCAGGCCTTTGCAGAGCAGCTGGGCAG GCGTGCACTAGCACTCCACGGCACGTGCACCGGGGAACATGGCATTGGGCTGGGCAAGCGGCAGCTGCTGCCCGAGGAAGTGGGCGAGGTAGGCATGGAGACCATGCGGCAGATCAAGGCCACGCTGGACCCCCAAGGCCTCATGAACCCAGGCAAGGTGCTGTGA